ACTACGGAGGGGATGCCCGCGAGAAGCTCCACACCGGGTTTGATGAAGCGGTAGAATTTTTTCGGGCACACCCTGGCTAGATAGATGGCGGACAGTACTCCCACCGGAACGCCGATCAAAATGGCCCCGGCCGTCACGTACAAGCTCCCTAGAATCATGGGAAAAATGCCGAAAGCGGGAGGCACGTCGGAGGGAGACCACTCCTTACCCAGCAGAAAACGGAAAAGACCGATCTTCCCTATTGCCGGAAGACCGTTCCGCAACAGGAAAAAGCAGATCAACCCCACCGCGAAAATAGAGACAAGCGCCGAGGCAAAGAAGACGGCGCTCATCAGCTTTTCTTTCAGATCTCTCATTTTCTTTCAGATCTCTTACAGATCTCTTATTTTCTTTCAGATCTCTTATTGTCTCTTATTGTCTTTTACTTAATTGAGGCAAGTCGCTCCATCGAGTCGCCTCGCCCGTGAAAATAGATTTGATCTGATCTTGCGTCAAGTTTGTTAAGGGATTTTGGTTGTTCGCGATCACCGCGATGCCGTCCAGAGCGATTTGAATAGAGGAAAGAACTTCCAGTTCGCTGGCCCTGAGTTCCCGGCTAGTCATAGCGATGTCACAGACTCCGGTGATCGCGTCGTTCAGCCCCGCGGACGAGTCGCTCTGCTGGATTTCCACGGCGGCGTTGGGGTTGAGGGTGATATAGGCTTCTTTCAGGCGTTCCATGACCGGCGTCACCGAGGAAGAACCACTCACCACGATTTTACCGGCGGATTTGCCGCCGGAGTAGGCCGGAGGGTTGTCACCGACGGCAATGTAACCCTGAGCGACAATCGCTTGCCCCTCGGCGGAGAGGATAAAGGCGATGAAGTCCTTAGCCAACCCTGCGGCCTCGCCCTTGGTGGCAATATTGAAGGGTCTGGCGATGGTGTATGTCCCGTTTTTCACGTTCTCCACGGTGGCCTTGACGCCGCCGATATCCAGAGCTTTCACCGTCTGGTTGAGGGACCCCAGGGAGATGTAGCCGATACCATATTTGTTCCCCGCGATATTGATCATCATGACGTTAGTCTGGTTGGCGATGACCGCCTCTTTCGTGGTCATGTCTTTTCTTGTCCCGTCGGCATTTCTGACCTCGATGCCGAAAAGCTCGATAAACGCTCCTCGGGTTCCCGACCCGTCTTCCCGCGACACGACCCCGATGTCCTGAGTCCTGTCGAAAGCAGCGGCTCTGCCCTGAGCGGTGGCAGCGTAGCCGCATCCCGCCAATAGGGACACAACCATCACCAGAGAGAGCAGTACACCTGTCGCCTTCTTCATGTTCATGATGTTCATGCTTTTCATTTCTTCTCTTCCTTCCCTTCCTTGCTGAATTTGTTGTGCTGAATTTGTTGTTCGGAAGAAATATTAGAGGAAGCATGTATAAACTAAACGAAGCCGCATGTAAAAACGGTGTAAAAAATGCCAGGTTCCTTTAAGGAAAAGCACAACTGAGACTCCAGGATATCTGACCCCTTCCTTGTTGTCCGCCGAGAGGTTATAATAGATTTTATCTTACCCGCAAAGGACGGTGAGACGCGCGTGGACGCAGGACCAAGTATCAACTTGCCTCCCTCGTATCCAACCCAGAGATACGCACGATGTTGTATTTCAATTTTGACCGGCGGCGGTGCGCGCGCGTGGAAAATGAGAAAAATTCGGGTGATCCGTTAGCCTGTAGGTTTCCTTCTGTGCCGCGCCTCCTCGGCGAAAAGGAGGTATTCCCTATGGAAACGAACGTTGCGGAACCAAGCATCGCCGAACTGCTGAAAACCAAGAAACACAAGGAGTTGCAGCGTCGCGTGACGGACGCTAATCCCATTGACTTGGCCGAGGAATTCGAGATTCTCAACCGAGAACAACAGGCCGTCCTGTTTCGCTCCTTGCCCAAGGACGCGGCGGCAGACGTCTTTGCTCACCTCCCATCGGAGACCAAAGAAAACCTGATAGCACTCCTAACCGATCCCGAGCTGGGGCACATCGTCAACGACCTTTTTCTCGACGACGCGGTGGATTTCATCGAGGAGATGCCTGCGGATGTGGTGAAACGTGTCCTGAAAAATGCCAGCGAGGACACGCGAAAGCAGATCAATCAGCTTCTTCAATATCAGGAGGACTCGGCAGGCAGCATCATGACCACGGAGTACGTGGACCTCAAAAAAGAAATGACGGTGGAAGAGTCCTTTGCCCGCATCCGCCGAGTGGGAATGGACAAGGAGACCATCTATACCTGTTACGTGATCGATAAAAACCGAACGCTGGACGGCGTTGTCACGGTGCGGACTCTGTTGCTGGCCAACAGCGCGGAGCGGGTGGAGGACCTCATGGAAACAAAGCTGATTTACGCCGCCACCGGCGACGACCGCGAATACGTGGCGGAACTTTTTCAGAAGTACGATCTGATCGCCCTGCCGGTGGTGGACACGGAGAAACACCTGGTAGGTATCATCACGGTGGACGACGTCATGGAGGTTCTAGAAAAGGAAAATACGGAAGATTTCTATAAGATGGCAGCCATCGAGCCTTCGGACGAACCCTACTTGACCTCCGGTATTTTTAAACTGGCAAAGCAACGGATCTTTTGGCTTTTGGTCCTGATGATCTCAGCTGTATTCACAGGAAGCATCATCACCCGCTACGAACACATCTTCGCGGTCTTCCCCGCTCTTATAGCGGCGATACCTATGCTTATGGACACCGGAGGCAACGCGGGCTCCCAATCCTCCACCGTCATCATTCGCGGCATAGCGGTAGGGGAACTCCATCTCTCCGACTGGATGAAAATTCTGTGGAAGGAAGCCCAAGTTAGCGTTCTGGTGGGGGGGATGTTGGGGGTTTTCAACGTGGGGTTCCGATGGTTCGTGAGCGGCAGTCTTAGCCTTGGACTAACGGTCGGCTCCAGTCTTTTCGCCACAGTGGTTCTGGCTCAGACTCTAGGTTGCCTGTTGCCACTTCTCGCCAAACTTCTACGATTTGACCCAGCTCTGATGGCCGCTCCTTTAGTCACCACGTTGGTGGACGCCAGTTGTCTGCTCGTCTACTTCAGCGTAGCGGAGACCTTTATGCGTTAAGGAAGCGAGTCGCGCTTAGAGGACCCTATAGGAACGGGTATGAAACAGGTATGAACTGTTCGTTTGAAATATGATTAAATCTATGTTAATATACATAATTATGAACAGGTTAGTAAGCATATTAGTAAGCATAAGTGAAGCATCTAAAATATTGGGCGTTTCGATCACAACGCTACGGTGTTGGGAGAAAGTCGGGCGTGTCAATATGAGCTCAATCTAATGAGTATCGCAAGACGATTGCTTGCGCCCGTGTTTTCAGCCATGGTGCTTCCAGCCATGATCAGAAAGAAGATTTTGAATCTATAAAGAGGATTTTAAATCTATCAAGAAGATTTTGAATCTATTTAGACAGATTTGAGTAGGTATGATGGAATAGGACATGAAAATGAGCTCAAAAATAAAGCTGTTTGTCAAGGATGCTGTATCGCGTTACACGTATATTCTGTGCGCGGGTTCTGTTATTGGAGCCTTTTATGCCCTGAATCCGCGATTTTTATCTATGTATTCGGTACAGAACATGTTGGTGGAGGCTGCGCCGCTGCTTTTGATGGCGGTCGGGATATCTTTCGTGCTTTTCACGGGCTGCATTGACCTTTCGACCGGCGCCGTGGCCTCCTGTGTCTGTGTTTTGACGGGCACCTATGTGGCGACCGTCGGTCACTCGATCATTCCGCTCATGATCCTACTGGGCGGTGTCGCCGGGGCCGCGAACGGCTATATCACGACGAAGTTCAAGGTTCCTTC
This window of the Synergistaceae bacterium genome carries:
- a CDS encoding substrate-binding domain-containing protein translates to MKSMNIMNMKKATGVLLSLVMVVSLLAGCGYAATAQGRAAAFDRTQDIGVVSREDGSGTRGAFIELFGIEVRNADGTRKDMTTKEAVIANQTNVMMINIAGNKYGIGYISLGSLNQTVKALDIGGVKATVENVKNGTYTIARPFNIATKGEAAGLAKDFIAFILSAEGQAIVAQGYIAVGDNPPAYSGGKSAGKIVVSGSSSVTPVMERLKEAYITLNPNAAVEIQQSDSSAGLNDAITGVCDIAMTSRELRASELEVLSSIQIALDGIAVIANNQNPLTNLTQDQIKSIFTGEATRWSDLPQLSKRQ
- the mgtE gene encoding magnesium transporter translates to METNVAEPSIAELLKTKKHKELQRRVTDANPIDLAEEFEILNREQQAVLFRSLPKDAAADVFAHLPSETKENLIALLTDPELGHIVNDLFLDDAVDFIEEMPADVVKRVLKNASEDTRKQINQLLQYQEDSAGSIMTTEYVDLKKEMTVEESFARIRRVGMDKETIYTCYVIDKNRTLDGVVTVRTLLLANSAERVEDLMETKLIYAATGDDREYVAELFQKYDLIALPVVDTEKHLVGIITVDDVMEVLEKENTEDFYKMAAIEPSDEPYLTSGIFKLAKQRIFWLLVLMISAVFTGSIITRYEHIFAVFPALIAAIPMLMDTGGNAGSQSSTVIIRGIAVGELHLSDWMKILWKEAQVSVLVGGMLGVFNVGFRWFVSGSLSLGLTVGSSLFATVVLAQTLGCLLPLLAKLLRFDPALMAAPLVTTLVDASCLLVYFSVAETFMR
- a CDS encoding MerR family DNA-binding transcriptional regulator: MNRLVSILVSISEASKILGVSITTLRCWEKVGRVNMSSI